The sequence below is a genomic window from Longimicrobiales bacterium.
TTCGTCATCGGAGCGACGTAGCCCGCGTTCTGCCATCCGCCCGCGACGGGCAGATACCCCCGCGCACGATGCGGCACGACGTCGCTCTCCGTGTTGATCCGGATCGTCGGCATCCCCGCAGGATCGAAGATGCGCTCTCGGAGGAAGTCCCAATACGGCATGCCCGCAACTCGACTCATCACCACTCCGAGCATGGCGTACCCGGTGTTCGAGTAGTTCCAGCGATCCCCGGCCGGAAACTCGAGATCGAGCCCCGAGGCCATCCTTACCAGATCCTCCTCGGTGTAGTTCGTCTGATAGTCGAACCCTTCACTCGTGTAGTCGGGGATGCCCGAGGAGTGCGTCAGGAGATGGTGGATCGTGATGGGCTGCCATGTCTCCGGGGCTTCGGGCAGGTACTCCGTCACGGAGCCGTCCAGGTCGAGAAGACCGTCTTCCACCAGGGCCATGATTCCCGCCGACGTGAACTGCTTGCCCAGTGAACCGGACTGGAACAACGACTCGGTGGTGACCGATGCGTCCGTCTCGAGATTCGCGATGCCGAATCCCTTCGCGAGAAGGACCTCCCCCTTCCGGACCACGGCGAGTGCGATGCCCGGAATCCGTCCGTTGTCCATCGTGCTTCGCACGAGGTCTTCGATCTCGGACACGACGGCGCCCGGCTCATCGGCACGTCGCAGAGACCAGGGCATCGGCAGGGGTCGCTGCCTGGGCCAGACCTCATCGAGTGTCTCGCCTCGATAGACCACCCCGTTCTTCATGACGTACGCGATCGCCTGGGTCGCCGCGATGTCCTCGAGGGGATTTCGGTCGAGCACCACGAGGTCAGCGAGCTTGCCCGGCTCCACACTCCCGAGGTCCTGCGCATACCCGATCGCTTCGGCGCCGAACAGCGTCGCGACCCGGAGAACGTCGTGATTGCTCATGCCTCCACGCGCGAGCAACCCCATCTCCCAGTGATTGGAGAGCCCCTGGGCCTCGCCATGCCCTCCCAGCGCCACGCGCCCGCCAGCGCCGAGAATCGCATCCGCCCCGGCCGCGACCTCTTGGTCGTTGTAGTCCTCAGGAGAGAACCAAAGAACCCGTGAGGAGGAGCGCGCGTATAGGCTCCCGTCCGCGAACCAGCGACTCAGTTTGGCGTTCTCGTGCGGTCTCTCCTCGGCCAGCAATCGGTACACAGGCAGAGCGCCCCCGAACGCCACAACGACCGTCGGCGTGTAGGTGATTCCCGTCCGTGCCACAAGCTGAACGAGATCGTCGTGGATCGGAGCGACGGGGAACGCGTGCTCGAGGCCGCTGAAACCATCCATCGCATACGTGAGGTCCGCCTTCGTGTCGGCTCCTCCCTCCGTGGTCGGCATCATCTCGAGCTTGCGCGCCGCCTGGATCAGCGCCTGACGCTCGCTGCGGGGGCCGGCCATATACCACTTGAGAAGGTGAGTCCCGAAGCTGTCCCGATACGGCTCAATCACACTCCGGGCTTCGTCGGGAGAGGTGAAGGTCCCCTGCGAGAAGAGCCCAGGTCCGGTGGAGAACACCCGCGGAGCGGGCACGCCATCGACCGCGACCATGTCCGAGAGCCCGAAGACGTCAGGCGTCCCCTGAGGATTCCGAAGTGTCGTGACGCCGTAGGCCAGATTGGCGAAGGAGACCGTCGATTCGGGCTCCGGTAGCTCTCCACTCATCGCGAAGTGGGCGTGCACGTCGATGAAGCCAGGCACCACGTACTTGCCGCTCATGTCGATCTCGGTGGCGCCCACCGGAACGTCGATGGAGCCGGTCGGCCCCACGCCCAGAATTCGATTGCCCTCGACGACCACGTCGGCGTTCTCTACGACCTCGTACCCGTTCATGGTTACGACCGTCGCACCACGCAGCACGACGGCACCCGCAGGTGTCGCTCGGGGAAGCGATACGTCGAGTTCCACCGCCAACGGCGATGCACTAGGGGTAGACACCCGGAGTGTCTGCAGTCGGACCCCGGCGATCGCCGACACGCTTCCACCGTCCCCGGACCATGCCACGAGTCCGGGCCTGTCGGCGACGACCGCCATCGGCACGGGTGATGTCAGTTCGCTCCCGTCCAGCCCCTGAGACGGAGTCGTGAAGAGCCGGGTGGCTGGACCACCGGTGGCAATCACGTGTGTCCCGTTGGGGCTCAGCCGCAACTCGCCGAGTCCATCATCAGGGCCAAGCCGAGCCTCGAGCCGTCGGTCACTTCCGTCGAGAGCGACGGAGATGAGTGTCGGGCCCGCCAGGTACACGCGGTCGGACGACGGACCGAAGTGCGGCCTACGCCCACCGTCGGCGGCCATCAACCGGCGTGGCGTGCCACCTTCGGACGGAACGACCACAACCTCGGCGTCGGGGGGCACGGCCCCCTGCCCCGGACCAGAGACAGCCAACGCGGATCCGAGCGGAGCCCGGAGCGCGACGATGGAGGTCCCGTCCGGGGTCCACGCCGGGTCAGCCCATAAGGCCGCGCTGTCGGAGACGCGGATCGGCTCCCCTGACCCGTCGGCCTGCGCCTTCCACAGATGGCCTCCAGATTCGTCCCAGGTCACAAAGCTTACCCAACGCCCGTCCGCAGACCACGCCGGCATGAACTCCCGGGGCCGGACCGAGGCCGTCAGACGTCGAGCCTCGGCGCCACGCAGACCGGCGAGCCAGATCCGGCCGAGCGCCGAGAACGCCGCCCGGCCATCGCTGGAGACCGCCAGCTGCTGCACCCGGCGAGCCCGTACGGGCCCCTGCTCCACCCGGCGGGGGAAATCGAGCTTCGGGGTCACGGCCAGTGAGACATCGACCTCGAAGGGCACCACCCGATCGGTTCCGTCGTCGAGGTCGATCCGATGGATGCGGCCGTTCCATGCGGCGAAAAGCGCTCGACTGTCCGGCGTGATCCCGAAATTGGGCAACACGTCGCGCGTTGCTCGACTTTCCAGCTGATTCCGCTGGATCGGGTATGCGAGCCAGCGCTCATCTCCTGTGTCGAGCTCCCTCACTTTCAGGCCCGTCCGGCCGTCTCTGACCGCACCGTAGACGAGCCGTCGGCCATCGGGGGTCACGGCCGGTTTCATAGCGATCGGACTTTCCAGGAGCACCGGCTCAGCTCGCCCGGACTCCTGCGACAACCTGATAACCCGACTCGACGCTCCGTTCCTGCTTCCGTAGGGGCGTGGCGTGAGCGACGTGTAGTACAGGTCTGATCCGTTCGGGTGGGGGGCGGCACCGTAGGGCCCCGGTGCCGGGGCGGACACGAGCGGCTGAGATGGTCCGTTCTCGTTCTCGACCACTCGCTCTCCTGCGCCAGACTCGACGTTGAATCGCCAGATCTCAGCGAAGGAACTGAAGTCTTGGGACGCGATGACCGTCACATAGATCGCCGAACCGTCCACGGACCAGGCGGGCGAAAGCATTGTCGCACCCACCTTATCGGTAAGCCGACGGGGCATCGAACCGTCCGTCGCGGCGATCCAGACGTTGTCCGAGCCCGACTCGTCGCTCACGTACGCGAGGAGTCGCCCGGCCGGGGAGAACCGGGGCTGGGATTGAAACGCCCTTCCGGTGAGCAGTGGCCGAGCGCGGCCACCCTCTACAGGTAGCGAATACACGTCCCCGAGCAACTCGAACACCAGGGATCCCCCGTCTGGCGCCACGTCGAGTGAGACCCATGTGCCCTCCGTCGTAGTGAAGGAGATCTGGGTTTCCTGAGCGGCCAATGGCGAGGCCAGAATCGTCAGCAGGGTAAGTGCGACGGTGGCCGCAGGAGTCGTTCCGGACATTGCTGATTCGCGTTCAGAGAATGGAGAAGTTCGGTGACGATTTGGCTGGTCCACGGCACGAGCGCAACAGGGAGTTAGCAGTTCCTCGATACCGACCCGGATGAGGAATCAGGCAATTGGGCATTGGTTCGGGTTTCGGCCAATTATGCGTGGTGCCATGTGGGCAAATAAGTGACAAGCTCCGGGCATTTGATGCAGAACACCCACCCCGTGGTACGCGCTCCGCCGCGCGGTAACAATCAGTTTCGGATCTCGTGGTAATGCTTACACCGCGGCTCTTTCTCTTCATCGGCGCCGCAGTCCTGAATCCCGCGTCAGGGATAGCGATACCGCTTGGTGAGTACTTCATGGACATCCGACGGAGCATGTTCGCGGCCATGGCGGGCTTTTTCATCACGGCTAGCGTCGGATTCAACCTCCTGGGCCCCGGACCAGGCGTTCAAGATGCTGTGAGGATGGGCTGCCTTCTGCTGATTGGGGTGCTGGCCGTGTCTGAACGACGAAGTGCTCAGATCGCTGGAGTCCTCGCGATTTTAGTCGTGCTTGGCGGCTTCACTTTCTCATTTTCGTTTTCACTTACGGAGATGCTTAGTGTGGGCTAGGGGAGGTGCACGCTTAGATCGCGCACGACCAGCAGATCGTAAGCCACTAAACTCTCAGCGTCCTTTGCCCCCCCGGAGTCCTTGTCAGGGTGGTCGCCGTCACGACTCCCCCCACGCCCACTCCTGAACCCATCAGAATCGTGATCCACCCATCGACCCCGACGAGGGCGCGCGCCCTACCTCCGCGACCCTATGCTCTCGGTTCGCTCGCGGTAGCGGCTGCTGTCCTCGTGCTGGGCGCCCCGGCTGGGGCCCAGCAGACCGAACCCAACAGCGCCCTCCCCCGAGGCATTGCCATCGATGGATCGCCAGCGCCGGAGCATCCGGTGTCGATCACACGGGACGCACGTGGCCGCCCGACGGTTCGGGCGATCCGTCTTGATGAGCCCCTGACACTGGACGGCGTGCTCGACGAGGACATGTACTCCGACGTCCAACCTTTCGGGGAATTCGTGCAGGTAACACCGGTCTCGGGTGACCCGTCTTCGCAGCGCACCGACGTCTGGATCGCCTTCGATGACGAGAACATCTACGTGACGTGCCGGTGCTGGGACGACGCTCCGCCTGACGAGTGGATCGTCAACGAGATGAGACGTGACGCCGATGGGATCCGAAACAACGAGCACTTCGGGATCATGTTCGACACGTTCTATGACCGGCGAAACGGATTCATGCTCTACACAAATCCGCTCGGGGCTCGCAACGACTACTCGGTCGTCGACGAGGCGGGAGTGAACCGAGACTGGAATCCGATCTGGGACGTCGCCCCAGGCCAATTCGACGGCGGTTGGACGGTCGAGATCGCAATCCCGTTCAAATCCCTACGCTACCAGTCGGGCGCCGGGCAGATGTGGGGCCTCCAGCTCCGCCGCTCGATCCGCCACCTCAATGAGTGGACGTACTTGAGCCCCGTGCCGGCCATCCTCGCCGGTCCACAAGGACTCAATAGGGTTTCGGTCGCGGGAACGCTGGTCGGCCTGGACTTGCCGGCCGCAGGTAGCAATGTGGAACTCAAGCCGTACGGAATCGCGGGCTCGACAACCGACCGTGTATCGGCGCCCGCCGTCACGGATCGCACGGCCGCAGTCGGGCTGGACTTGAAGTACGGACTGACCGCCAACCTCACGGCCGATCTCACGTTCAACACGGACTTCGCCCAGGTCGAGGTCGACGAGCAACAGGTCAATCTGACGCGATTCAGTCTCTTTTTTCCCGAGAAGCGCGAGTTCTTCCTGGAGGGGCGTGGGGTCTTCGAATTCGGTACCGGTGGCGGCGGCGGCTACGGCGGCGGTGGTGGAGGCGGCGGATTCGGACGTGGCGGCGGAGATGCTCCGTCCCTGTTCTACAGCCGCCGGATCGGCTTCCAAGACGGATCCGTCATCCCGATCCAGGCCGGAGGGCGGCTAACGGGCAAGGTCGGCCCGTGGACGGTCGGCCTCATGAACATTCACACGGGCAACGACGAAGTAGCGGGCGTAGGTGCCACCGACTTCTCGATTGTGCGCTTCAAGCGCGACATCCTTCGGCGTAGCGCGATCGGGGCAATGTTCACAAACCGTTCGATCGGCGCATCGGGTACAGGCACCAACCAGGCCTACGGGATGGACGCCGCGTTCGCGTTTTTCACCAACCTGAAGCTCGGCGGATACTACGCGCGCACGGAGACCCCATCGCTTGGCGGCGACAACGAGAGCTATCAAGCTCGCTTTGACTACGGAGGGGACACCTACGGAGCTAACGCTGGCATCGTCAAGGTGGGTTCCGACTTCAACCCGGAGATTGGGTTCTTACGTCGAAGCGACTTCAGGAAGTCGTCGGGCTCAGTAAGGTTCAGCCCTCGGCCATCGTCGATCGAAGCCGTTCGGAAGCTCACCTGGCAGGGCACGGTCAATTTCTTCGAAGACGGAGCGGGGAGAATGGAATCCCGCAGCCAGCAGGGACGCTTCAGCATCGAGTTCGACAACAGTGACCAGGCCACGCTGCAGGCTACCCGGAACTTCGAGCGTCTCGACGATCCGTTCGAGATCGACACCGATGTATTCATCCCGGAAGGGCGGTACACGTACACGGGGTATCAAGCGTCCTACAATTTCGGCACGCAACGCCCCGTCTCGGGCAATGTCTCCTACCAGTGGGGCAGCTTCTTCCGTGGCTCGATCCGGACAATCAGTATCAACCGGGCGAGAGTCGTCGTGTCTGACCACCTGTCCTTGGAGCCCGGCGTGAGTGTGAACCTCATCCAACTGCCGGACGGCGATGCGAACCAGACCGTATTCAGGTTACGGGCGGACTACGCGTTCACTCCACGGATGTTCGCCAGCACGCTCGTGCAGTACAACGAGAGCCGCGCGACCTTCTCAAGTAACTTGCGATTCCGCTGGGAGTTCCGTCCGGGCAGTGACTTGTTCGTAGTGTGGACGGACGAGCGCGACACCCCGCTCCGCAGAACCGGGCTACGTAATCGGGCGTTCGCGCTAAAGGTCACAAGGCTGCTCCGCTTCTAAGAGAAAGCGCGCATCCACTGTCTCCCGTAAGTCGCGCTGGGCGATTCGCCTTCTGGCCCGGCAGGCCGCACAATACCAAGACATCCTCGCCGACCCTACTTTCGGTGAGGGCAACGACTTGGGAATCGGGAGGTTCCAAATGAGAGCCATCGTCGCCGGGATCGCAGGGCTGACCATAGGCCTCGTCGCTTGTGGCCAACCCGCCGCAGAGAAGCAGCCTTCGGCGGATGAAATGACAGCCGATCCGGTCACTCACCGCGTTCCCCAGCTCGACAACGAGCACGTCGAGGCGTGGAAGACGATCATCGTGCCCAATCAACCGCTCAGCATGCACCGCCACGACAACCCCAGGGCGATCATCGCGCTCAAAGGCGGAACCTTGACCCTAGTCAGCGAAGCCGGAGACGAGCGTGAGATGGTGTGGAAGACCGGGGGCACGTATTGGCTCGACGTCGACCCCGAGGGTGAGTTGCACGGAGACGTGAACCGGGGCAGCGAGCCGATGGAAGTCATCGTCGTGCAACTCAAGCAAGTCGGAGCCGAGGGAGGCTGACCGCCATAGGAAAGGACACCATGAAACGAACAATCTTTACGCTCGTGGGCGGCGCGGTCGCGCTGTCCATCCTCGGCATCGCTTCGGCTTGTATGGAGCAGGCCGCGCAAGCCGCTGATGCGGGGGACGGTCCGCCGATCCTCGAAGTCGACCCGTTCTGGCCGCGGCCGCTCCCGAACCACTGGATCTTGGGCTCCGTGATCGGCGTGTCCGTCGATTCGCGGGACCACGTGTGGATCATCCACCGGCAGGACACCTTCGATGAGCTCACCGAGATCAACGCCGTGGCCGACCCGCCGACGGCGGAGTGCTGCGCACCCGCGCCTCCGGTGCTCGAGTTCGATCCGGATGGTAATCTCGTGGGCTCCTGGGGCGGCCCGAGTGCCGACTACGATTGGCCGCAGTCGAACCACGGCATCACCGTCGACCACATGGACAACGTTTGGATCGGGGGCAACGGAGAGAACGACTCCCACCTCCTGAAGTTCACCCGCACGGGGGACCTCCTGCTGCAGCTCGGTGAGCCGTTCATGCGCAGCGGCAGCAACCATCCGGAGAACTTCTGGCGAGTCGCCGAGGTCAACATCGACGCGGAGGCTAACGAGGTGTATGTGGCCGACGGATACGGCAATAAGCGTGTGGCCGTGCTCGACGCGCAGACCGGCAAGATGAAACGCTACTGGGGTGCATACGGCAACGTGCCGGACGACTCTCCGATCCCCGCTTACAGCCCGGATGACCCCCCAGCACAGCAATTCAGGAGCCCGCTCCACTGCGCGGAGCTCTCGCGCGACGGCCTCGTGTATGCGTGCGACAGGGCGAGTGACCGCATCCAGGTATTCCAACCGGACGGCACGTTCATTCGTGAGGCGTTCATCGCACCACAGACCCTCGGCTCTGGGTCTGTGTGGGACATCGCGTTCTCACACGATCCCGAGCAGCGCTTCATCTATCTCGCCGACGGCTCCAATAAGAAGGTGCACGTACTCGACCGGGAATCCTTGGAGGTCGTGTCCACGTTCGGGGGCGGGGGACGGCAAGCCGGTCAGTTCTACGGCGTTCACAGCATCGCGGTCGATTCGCGCGGCAACGTATACACGACGGAGACTTACGAAGGAAAACGGGTGCAGAAGTTCGTCTTCCGCGGCTTCGGTGCGGCGGGCCGTGGAGTGCAAGGGCCGTCGTGGCCGCGGCTGGAGGGTAGATGAGCCCGCATGCTGTCGAACCGGCTAAAGGCCGCTACGGCATTGAGCAAGAACTCGGTGAACCCGGCATGGCGGGCCGGTTCGAACAAGGGCGCCCTGCCCGACCTAGCCTCAACCGGTCTGAGTTGATTGCCTGAACCCAGAAATTGATCGGCTCGGAGATCAGGCCTTGGAGGCCGCACTGGCCTTGACCACGAAGTAATCGACGCGGGCTAGGACCTTGACGACGCCCTTCAGTTTCCGGAAGCCGCCCCGATTGCGGCCAGTCCGGCCTGCACAGCCTGCGCGTCTTCAGATCCCCGCGCACCGCTCGCCGCCATCGCGCCGATGAGTTCGCCGTTCATCAAGATTGGCAGCCCACCCTCGTAGTGGATCCCACCCGGGATGGTATCGACCGTTCCGGCAGCAAGCGCCTGGCCGTAGGCACCCGATGTCCCACCCGTCGTGATGACGACGTGGGCCTTCATCCTTACAATCCCCGCCGTCCGCGGTGGGGCACCGTCCATGCGCCTCAGGTACATCGGGACACCATCCGCGTCGGTGACAAAAATGGTGAGGTTCCAGTCATTGGCTCTAGCCTCGGCCTCCGCGGCGTCGACCGCCATTTGGGCCTGCGCCATCGTGATCTGGGCTTCGCCTGCTGTGGGCGCTACCCCGATCCCGCCGAGGAGAGTGAGGGCGAGCACGGCTTGTCGTCTGGTCGCTTTCAAATCCATTTGCATAATCTGGTTGCATCTGAGCGGGTCGGTTGTCGCTCAATGATTGGAGGCATCGCACTCCTCAGGTCCGAGCCAACATCTTATCGGACCGAAGCAGCAGCAAGTCTCTGAGCGGATCGGACTCCGCGACGATGTCTCGAGGCAGGCGCGAACCGTACCTGACGCTTACGATCCAGAGAGAATCTTCTCGAATCGGAGTGACCGTGCGCATCGACCATCGACTCTCGGGGCTCGCGGCTGCGACATTGCTCGTCGTGCCGTTCGCAGTCACGGCTCAGACCACCACCAACCCGTACCGCGCAACCCTCGGCTGGGAGCAGCTCCCCGAAGGTCGAACGCTAGGCATCATCAGCGGCGTGTGGCCCGATCCGGATGGTGAACACCTCTGGATCCTAGACCGGTGCGGTGCGAACCAGTGTGCCGGGTCGGACCTCGACCCGATCCTGAAGTTCGACCTCAATGGGAATCTGGTCGACAGCTTCGGAGCAGGACTCTTTGCCTTCCCTCATGGGTTCGCGCTCGACAGCCAGGGATACCTGTGGGTAACGGAAGGAGGCGCGCACGGGGATGCTCGCGCCACGCTCGGCGAGTCGATGGGAATCGGCCACCAGGTCTTCAAGCTCACCCGCGAGGGCGAGATAGTGATGACGGTCGGTGAAGCCGGGGTCCCCGGAGACGACGAGACACATTTCAATGGTCCGTCCGGCGTAGCGATCGCTCCCGATGGGCATATCTGGATCGCGGATGGACATCGGGGCGGCAACAACAGGATCGTGAAGCTCGCACCGGACGGGACCTTCGTTCTCTCGGTGGGCGGCGGGATCGGAACAGAGAGCCGAGAGCCAGCCCGCTTCAGCGATCCGCACGACATCAAGGTCGACTCACGCGGCCGTGTTCTCGTCGCAGACCGTGGGAACAGTCGGATTCAGGTCTTCGACGCCGAAGGCGAGCTACTCTACATCTGGACGCAGTACGGGAAGCCGAGTGGTCTCTTCATCGACCGAAATGACATCCTCTATGCAGGGGACGGCCTTTCAGGCGATGTGCGGACCGGTCCGCCGGACGACTGGAGAAGCAACCTCGGCTGGGAGAAGGGGATCCGGATCGGTGATCTGAAGTCGGAGCAGGCGTGGGTGACCCACTTCATCCCGCAGCACGACGTCAACATCGGCCCGGGAATCGAATTCCTCGGCGTCGACTTCGACGGTAACATCTACGCAGGCGAGATAAACCGACAGCGGCTCGTACGCTACATACCTTGGCGCCCCCCAGAAGTGGGTGGGCGAGGTCCCGAGTCCCACTAGAACCGCATTCCAGCTCGAGTGAGGAGCCGTGCTAGCCCAGCCGTGCCTTCAGCTCGCGCACTGCCCGGTAGGCTTCGTTGATCGCAGCGTCCGTGTGGGGGCTGGCGGCCGCATCGGCGTTCGCAATCGCGATCCGTCCGTAGGGTTGCCGTCCGACCACGTTCGGGCGGTCATCGGGGGTGCCTAGCGCCCATCGCGGATCGTCGAAGAGCGTGTTGTAGGTATAAGCGTAGCCGTGCGGCCATCGGTTGACCGTGATGCCGAGGATGTCTTGCTCGGGATCAAACCCTTTCGGCCCGAAGGTCCGCGCGAGTTGATCTCGGATTTTGAGCTCGAAGGTCTCGAAGCTTGTAGACAGCAGATCCCGTCTCCCACGCCGATGTTGCTCCGCCTTCGATTGGCCGGGCTCGAAGGGGTACCGCGACATGCGGAGCACGATCGGCTCCGTGGGGTCCTGAGACGTCCGATAACCGCCAAAATCGAGTGATGTCCCGAGACTCATGCTCTGGTGATAACCTCCCGGTGCCGACGCTCCGGACACTCCGCTCGCGACCAGGGACTCCCAGTTCCGAAGCAGCACGTTCGTGTATACGAGGGGTGCCTTCACGCCATAGGAGAGCGCTTCGCGTTGCGTCTCAGGCATCTCTGGACACAGGTAAGGAATCACCCCGTTCCAGCAGGCCAAGACAACCGCTCCCCCCCGGACACGGCGCGCTTGGCCGTCCCGCACATACGTGACTTCAACGGGATCGGCCGAGTCTGGACTGCCCATGTGGCGAACGTTCACCACAGTGCTGTTCAGCCGAATTCGTACCGCAGAGTCGGCCGTGTCAAGGCGGCCGTAGTCCGTGTCGGCCAACACGACGTCCTCCATCGAAGACCCTGAGATCGCTCCAGGGATCAGCCCGCGCACCAACAACCGAGTAATGGTCGCGTTGCCGTCTGGGAAGTACATCGTGGGGTCACCGGTGCCTGCTCGGCCCTGATTCTCCCGGCCGTGGGCGCCACCGGGCTCGTCAATAAGCTGGCTGGGCGGTGTCGGTCCTAGGCCGAGCGCCGCGAAGCCCGGGTACCCGGCGTTCCATGCGAAGAGCGCCGGGACGGCGTCGATGCCTGTGCAGTAGATGTACCCCGCGCTGTCGTGCATGAACGCGACCTTCGGGTCCACGTCGAGGACGTCGGTCAGATAGCTCAGATAGCTCATCCCGGCGAGCAGCTTTTTCTTTGCGTCGGGCGACTCGTTCGGCCACGGATCGATCGCCGCGGCCGGATCGCGCAGTCGCACGAGGTCCTCCCGGGCGCGCTCTGTGAGAGGACTCTCTTTTGCGATCTCGGCCCAAGGACGGCGTCCATACCCAGCGGCGAGGTGGTCCCTTCCGAACGTCTCGCGGTCGAAGAAGAAGCCAGACGAGAGGCCAAGGTCGGCATACCGCTCACGCACATCTGCTATCGAATCGTAGTAGCGGGTGCGGTCGATCCCGAGGTCCCACAGCAAGCCGGCCGCCTCGGGACTGTACTGCGACGGCGCCTCGACGTTGAGGGTTCCACCGTTCACTAGGTACGTGCGACCGTTGTGATGGAACTCGTTCCGCTTCGCGTGGCCGCCGAAATCGTCGTGGTTGTCCAGGATCAGTATACGGGCGTCAGGACCACCGACCTGCTTTCGGAAGAAGTGGGCAGCTGCGAGCCCGCTGATGCCGCCACCGACGACGATCAGATCATACTCTTCATCCACACGGGCTGCCTGCTCCCAGGCGGTACCACGCACGAGTGCGTGGGCCGTCTCCCATGAGCCATCGTGGCTTCCGCGCAATCCAGTGAGCGCCGGCGGATAAATCGACTGTTGAGTGAGCCATGACTGGAACCCGTCGACGGAGCCGGTCGGGAAAAGTGAGCCGGTCAGAGCGACCCCCACCCCACTCACGAAGTCACGTCGAGGAATCGACCGCTTCATCCCCAAATTGCGGCCCTCGCCTGGATGTGTTTCTTCCTCTGACATGTCATCTCCCCTTCAATGGAACGCAGAGCCATACTCAGGCCGGGCCCGC
It includes:
- a CDS encoding serine hydrolase, coding for MSGTTPAATVALTLLTILASPLAAQETQISFTTTEGTWVSLDVAPDGGSLVFELLGDVYSLPVEGGRARPLLTGRAFQSQPRFSPAGRLLAYVSDESGSDNVWIAATDGSMPRRLTDKVGATMLSPAWSVDGSAIYVTVIASQDFSSFAEIWRFNVESGAGERVVENENGPSQPLVSAPAPGPYGAAPHPNGSDLYYTSLTPRPYGSRNGASSRVIRLSQESGRAEPVLLESPIAMKPAVTPDGRRLVYGAVRDGRTGLKVRELDTGDERWLAYPIQRNQLESRATRDVLPNFGITPDSRALFAAWNGRIHRIDLDDGTDRVVPFEVDVSLAVTPKLDFPRRVEQGPVRARRVQQLAVSSDGRAAFSALGRIWLAGLRGAEARRLTASVRPREFMPAWSADGRWVSFVTWDESGGHLWKAQADGSGEPIRVSDSAALWADPAWTPDGTSIVALRAPLGSALAVSGPGQGAVPPDAEVVVVPSEGGTPRRLMAADGGRRPHFGPSSDRVYLAGPTLISVALDGSDRRLEARLGPDDGLGELRLSPNGTHVIATGGPATRLFTTPSQGLDGSELTSPVPMAVVADRPGLVAWSGDGGSVSAIAGVRLQTLRVSTPSASPLAVELDVSLPRATPAGAVVLRGATVVTMNGYEVVENADVVVEGNRILGVGPTGSIDVPVGATEIDMSGKYVVPGFIDVHAHFAMSGELPEPESTVSFANLAYGVTTLRNPQGTPDVFGLSDMVAVDGVPAPRVFSTGPGLFSQGTFTSPDEARSVIEPYRDSFGTHLLKWYMAGPRSERQALIQAARKLEMMPTTEGGADTKADLTYAMDGFSGLEHAFPVAPIHDDLVQLVARTGITYTPTVVVAFGGALPVYRLLAEERPHENAKLSRWFADGSLYARSSSRVLWFSPEDYNDQEVAAGADAILGAGGRVALGGHGEAQGLSNHWEMGLLARGGMSNHDVLRVATLFGAEAIGYAQDLGSVEPGKLADLVVLDRNPLEDIAATQAIAYVMKNGVVYRGETLDEVWPRQRPLPMPWSLRRADEPGAVVSEIEDLVRSTMDNGRIPGIALAVVRKGEVLLAKGFGIANLETDASVTTESLFQSGSLGKQFTSAGIMALVEDGLLDLDGSVTEYLPEAPETWQPITIHHLLTHSSGIPDYTSEGFDYQTNYTEEDLVRMASGLDLEFPAGDRWNYSNTGYAMLGVVMSRVAGMPYWDFLRERIFDPAGMPTIRINTESDVVPHRARGYLPVAGGWQNAGYVAPMTNTTADGSMLLNLHDMIAWNDVVANRRLLSERSWDLILNPMTLNSGRNYPYGFGWFLEEAGGQTVRQHGGNWQGFSTQFTRFVDDDLAVIVLANARSLPVAGLPNGIGALLNPSLAPAPPPSTRIADPDPEATEYVGEMLAKIARGELVLDDFAFIRQTVFPRIRAAMTAQLQGMGEPDRMELLARHPVGDDVSLQYWAWYGDQRFRVLVSLGPGGGLTSLRLITEAP
- a CDS encoding DUF5916 domain-containing protein, whose amino-acid sequence is MIHPSTPTRARALPPRPYALGSLAVAAAVLVLGAPAGAQQTEPNSALPRGIAIDGSPAPEHPVSITRDARGRPTVRAIRLDEPLTLDGVLDEDMYSDVQPFGEFVQVTPVSGDPSSQRTDVWIAFDDENIYVTCRCWDDAPPDEWIVNEMRRDADGIRNNEHFGIMFDTFYDRRNGFMLYTNPLGARNDYSVVDEAGVNRDWNPIWDVAPGQFDGGWTVEIAIPFKSLRYQSGAGQMWGLQLRRSIRHLNEWTYLSPVPAILAGPQGLNRVSVAGTLVGLDLPAAGSNVELKPYGIAGSTTDRVSAPAVTDRTAAVGLDLKYGLTANLTADLTFNTDFAQVEVDEQQVNLTRFSLFFPEKREFFLEGRGVFEFGTGGGGGYGGGGGGGGFGRGGGDAPSLFYSRRIGFQDGSVIPIQAGGRLTGKVGPWTVGLMNIHTGNDEVAGVGATDFSIVRFKRDILRRSAIGAMFTNRSIGASGTGTNQAYGMDAAFAFFTNLKLGGYYARTETPSLGGDNESYQARFDYGGDTYGANAGIVKVGSDFNPEIGFLRRSDFRKSSGSVRFSPRPSSIEAVRKLTWQGTVNFFEDGAGRMESRSQQGRFSIEFDNSDQATLQATRNFERLDDPFEIDTDVFIPEGRYTYTGYQASYNFGTQRPVSGNVSYQWGSFFRGSIRTISINRARVVVSDHLSLEPGVSVNLIQLPDGDANQTVFRLRADYAFTPRMFASTLVQYNESRATFSSNLRFRWEFRPGSDLFVVWTDERDTPLRRTGLRNRAFALKVTRLLRF
- a CDS encoding heme-binding protein; the protein is MLALTLLGGIGVAPTAGEAQITMAQAQMAVDAAEAEARANDWNLTIFVTDADGVPMYLRRMDGAPPRTAGIVRMKAHVVITTGGTSGAYGQALAAGTVDTIPGGIHYEGGLPILMNGELIGAMAASGARGSEDAQAVQAGLAAIGAASGN
- a CDS encoding NAD(P)-binding protein translates to MSEEETHPGEGRNLGMKRSIPRRDFVSGVGVALTGSLFPTGSVDGFQSWLTQQSIYPPALTGLRGSHDGSWETAHALVRGTAWEQAARVDEEYDLIVVGGGISGLAAAHFFRKQVGGPDARILILDNHDDFGGHAKRNEFHHNGRTYLVNGGTLNVEAPSQYSPEAAGLLWDLGIDRTRYYDSIADVRERYADLGLSSGFFFDRETFGRDHLAAGYGRRPWAEIAKESPLTERAREDLVRLRDPAAAIDPWPNESPDAKKKLLAGMSYLSYLTDVLDVDPKVAFMHDSAGYIYCTGIDAVPALFAWNAGYPGFAALGLGPTPPSQLIDEPGGAHGRENQGRAGTGDPTMYFPDGNATITRLLVRGLIPGAISGSSMEDVVLADTDYGRLDTADSAVRIRLNSTVVNVRHMGSPDSADPVEVTYVRDGQARRVRGGAVVLACWNGVIPYLCPEMPETQREALSYGVKAPLVYTNVLLRNWESLVASGVSGASAPGGYHQSMSLGTSLDFGGYRTSQDPTEPIVLRMSRYPFEPGQSKAEQHRRGRRDLLSTSFETFELKIRDQLARTFGPKGFDPEQDILGITVNRWPHGYAYTYNTLFDDPRWALGTPDDRPNVVGRQPYGRIAIANADAAASPHTDAAINEAYRAVRELKARLG